A DNA window from Helianthus annuus cultivar XRQ/B chromosome 15, HanXRQr2.0-SUNRISE, whole genome shotgun sequence contains the following coding sequences:
- the LOC110918147 gene encoding choline-phosphate cytidylyltransferase 2: protein MADDQKQEHKQSIWMLDPPTDRPVRVYADGIYDLFHFGHARSLEQAKKSFPNTYLLVGCCNDEVTHSLKGKTVMTDKERYESLRHCKWVDEVIPDAPWVLTQEFMDKHRIDYVAHDSLPYADASGTANDVYEFVKSIGRFKETKRTEGISTSDIIMRIVKDYNNYVMRNLDRGYSRKDLGVSYVKEKRLRVNMSLRKLHEKVKKQQEKIHIVAKTAGMNHNLWVENADRLVAGFLERFEEGCHKMGTAIRDRIQEQLMKGNMGGLTYEFDDDESEYYYDYSTEEEESSDGGEVEPLSQ, encoded by the exons ATGGCAGATGATCAGAAGCAGGAGCATAAGCAGAGTATCTGGATGCTCGATCCGCCAACCGATCGGCCGGTTCGTGTCTACGCTGACGGCATATACGATCTGTTTCACTTCGGTCATGCTCGTTCGCTCGAACAAGCTAAGAAATC GTTTCCAAACACTTATCTGTTGGTTGGATGCTGCAACGATGAGGTCACTCACAGCCTTAAAGGAAAAACAGTCATGACTGACAAAGAGCGCTACGAATCCCTTCGTCATTGCAA GTGGGTTGATGAAGTTATCCCAGATGCCCCTTGGGTTCTTACACAGGAATTTATGGATAAACATCGAATTGACTATGTGGCTCATGACTCTCTACC TTACGCCGATGCAAGTGGGACAGCAAATGATGTGTATGAATTT gTCAAATCTATTGGACGATTTAAGGAGACCAAACGGACAGAAGGTATCTCTACATCAGATATAATCATGAGAATCGTCAAAGATTACAACAATTACGTGATGCGTAATTTGGATCGAGGCTACTCTAGAAAGGACCTTGGTGTCAGCTATGTGAAG GAAAAGAGGCTGAGAGTGAACATGAGTTTAAGGAAGCTACATGAAAAAGTAAAAAAGCAACAAGAAAAG ATCCATATAGTAGCAAAAACTGCAGGCATGAATCATAACCTCTGGGTTGAGAACGCTGACCGTTTGGTTGCTGGCTTTCTCGAAAGGTTTGAAGAAGGCTGCCACAAAATG GGTACGGCGATCAGAGATCGAATTCAAGAACAGTTGATGAAGGGAAACATGGGAGGACTCACATACGAATTTGATGATGACGAGAGTGAGTATTATTATGACTATAGCACCGAGGAAGAAGAGTCCTCTGATGGAGGTGAAGTTGAACCATTATCACAATGA
- the LOC110919000 gene encoding IAA-amino acid hydrolase ILR1-like 5: protein MAGTGFIAQIGTGSPLIVALRVDMDASLPLQIPVILVRSGRVKIHKFGSDLRFSSNNDPVQVSSGVTHLGAAKLLDQRKDNLKGTVQLIFQPAEEGGAGASNMIKEGALSGAEAIFAMHVDYTIPTGIIATLAGPMMAAAGFFAARIHGKGGHAAEPHNSVDPILAASSIVLALQQLISRELDPLLIYVLSVTYVKDGIGGEALNVIPAYVELGGTLRSLTTEGLQRLQQRVKEVVEGQAVVHRCKALVDLKQDEFPPVPATINDEALINHVDKVGSMLLGPHGVKVGQKVMGGEDFALYQQVIPGVFFRIGIRNDVIGSIHPIHSPYFFLDEDVLLIGAALHTSIAELYLIEHQSPS from the exons ATGGCGGGTACTGGTTTCATAGCGCAGATTGGCACTGGGTCTCCGCTGATTGTAGCTCTTCGAGTTGACATGGATGCCTCCCTCCCTTTGCAG ATCCCGGTTATTCTGGTTCGGTCAGGTCGGGTCAAGATTCATAAATTCGGTTCAGATCTGAGATTCAGTTCCAATAACGACCCGGTTCAAGTTTCTAGTGGTGTGACGCATCTTGGTGCTGCTAAGTTACTTGATCAAAGAAAGGACAATCTCAAG GGAACTGTTCAACTGATTTTCCAACCTGCCGAGGAGGGAGGCGCGGGTGCATCAAATATGATAAAGGAAGGTGCACTTAGTGGCGCGGAGGCCATATTTGCAATGCATGTTGATTATACAATTCCCACAGGAATCATTGCCACCCTTGCAGGACCAATGATGGCTGCTGCGGGCTTCTTTGCGGCTCGAATACATGGTAAAGGTGGTCATGCTGCTGAACCACACAACAGTGTGGACCCCATACTCGCTGCATCGTCTATAGTTTTGGCCTTGCAACAACTCATCTCTAGAGAACTAGATCCTCTTCTAA TCTACGTGCTATCGGTTACTTATGTTAAGGATGGCATA GGTGGTGAGGCGTTAAATGTTATTCCAGCGTATGTTGAATTAGGGGGAACACTCAGGAGTCTTACAACCGAAGGCTTGCAACGTCTTCAGCAAAGGGTAAAAGAG GTGGTTGAAGGACAGGCAGTTGTTCATAGATGCAAAGCTTTAGTTGACTTGAAGCAAGACGAATTCCCCCCTGTTCCAGCCACCATCAATGATGAAGCGTTGATCAACCATGTGGACAAGGTGGGTTCGATGTTACTTGGTCCACATGGAGTCAAGGTGGGACAAAAGGTCATGGGTGGTGAGGATTTCGCTTTATATCAGCAAGTGATCCCTGGAGTTTTTTTTCGAATTGGAATACGTAATGACGTTATTGGTTCAATCCACCCCATACATTCTCCTTATTTCTTCCTTGATGAAGATGTTCTTCTCATTGGAGCTGCATTACACACAAGCATTGCAGAGTTGTATCTCATTGAACATCAGTCCccttcgtaa